A genome region from Myxococcales bacterium includes the following:
- a CDS encoding putative DNA binding domain-containing protein: MKVPLAQGARAAAAKNVSTARRQSGETHLVEWKESWRDEYLRWLCGFANADGGTLVIGMSDKGEPVGAEDADRLLVDLPNKIRDTLGLVVPVRAVTKKGKDLIELVVEASPTPISYRGEYHFRSGSTKQQLTGNALSTFLLRKFGRHWDGAPVPNIAVQDLSAEAFNRFKGYARGSARLPPGALSASRAELIEKLRLTENGMLKRAALLLFDEDPERWVTGAWVKLGMFRGGADLAYHDEVHGDLFSQMDKTLELIFTKYMVAWIGYRGIARTETFPIPREAMREALLNALIHKDYSSGNPIQIRVETDRLSIWNAGPLPPSWTAKTLLERHTSQPHNPDIASAFFRSGLIEAWGRGYERITEACREQGTPEPKVESDGNGVWIKWAWVNPTSDADRIRPRGEVSDGRPVAPPLTPPLTPPLTPPLGDPVERLLVALAGGDLDGAGLRAHLKLRDKTHLRERYINPALAGGLIEMTIPDKPNSRLQRYRLTAEGQAKLAAKRGGRR, translated from the coding sequence GTGAAAGTCCCCCTTGCACAAGGCGCCCGCGCGGCTGCCGCCAAGAACGTCTCCACGGCGCGGAGACAATCTGGCGAGACGCACCTCGTCGAGTGGAAGGAGTCGTGGCGCGACGAGTATCTGAGGTGGCTGTGCGGCTTCGCGAACGCCGACGGCGGCACGCTCGTCATCGGCATGAGCGACAAGGGAGAGCCTGTCGGTGCAGAGGATGCGGATCGGCTGCTGGTCGATCTGCCCAACAAGATCCGCGACACACTCGGCCTCGTGGTGCCGGTGCGCGCCGTCACCAAGAAGGGCAAGGACCTCATCGAGTTGGTCGTCGAGGCCTCGCCGACGCCCATCAGCTACAGAGGCGAGTACCACTTCCGCTCGGGCAGCACCAAGCAACAGCTCACGGGCAACGCGCTCTCGACGTTCCTCCTGCGCAAGTTCGGCCGTCACTGGGACGGCGCGCCAGTTCCCAACATAGCGGTCCAGGACCTGAGCGCCGAGGCCTTCAACCGCTTCAAGGGCTACGCGCGCGGGAGCGCCCGGCTCCCACCCGGCGCGCTGTCGGCGTCCCGCGCGGAGCTGATCGAGAAGCTGCGGCTCACCGAGAATGGGATGCTCAAGCGGGCCGCGCTCCTGCTCTTCGACGAGGATCCCGAGCGCTGGGTGACCGGTGCGTGGGTGAAGCTCGGAATGTTCCGAGGCGGTGCCGATCTCGCCTACCACGACGAGGTGCATGGGGACCTGTTCTCGCAGATGGACAAAACCCTGGAGCTGATCTTCACGAAGTACATGGTGGCCTGGATCGGCTACCGAGGGATCGCGCGAACCGAGACGTTCCCCATCCCTCGCGAGGCGATGCGCGAAGCCTTGCTCAACGCGCTCATTCACAAGGACTACAGCTCGGGCAACCCGATCCAGATCCGCGTAGAGACCGACCGCCTATCGATCTGGAACGCCGGCCCTCTCCCGCCTTCTTGGACGGCGAAGACGCTGCTTGAGCGGCACACGTCGCAACCCCACAACCCCGACATCGCCAGTGCGTTCTTTCGAAGCGGGCTCATCGAGGCGTGGGGGCGCGGCTACGAGCGCATCACCGAGGCGTGCCGCGAACAAGGAACGCCCGAGCCGAAAGTCGAGTCGGACGGCAACGGCGTATGGATCAAGTGGGCGTGGGTGAACCCGACCTCTGACGCCGACCGTATCCGACCCCGCGGTGAAGTCAGCGACGGGCGACCTGTCGCCCCACCACTCACCCCACCACTCACCCCACCACTCACCCCACCACTCGGCGATCCCGTGGAGCGACTTCTCGTCGCTCTCGCTGGAGGGGACCTCGATGGGGCCGGGCTACGCGCGCATCTGAAGCTACGGGACAAGACCCACCTGCGCGAGCGCTACATCAACCCGGCGCTCGCGGGCGGACTCATCGAGATGACAATCCCCGACAAGCCGAACAGCCGCCTCCAGCGCTACCGGCTGACCGCGGAAGGCCAGGCGAAGCTCGCCGCGAAGCGCGGGGGCCGCCGATGA
- a CDS encoding serine/threonine protein phosphatase, with protein MRTGRDRTVIVGDVHGCRRELEWLLELLRFGTGDRLVFVGDLVARGPDSLGVLALAREKGAVLVRGNHEERVLRERAAIARGAEPAGKPHRALAEALRPADWVLLETSPLTLALPEHGLTVVHGGVDPTRPLDAQDASTLLNARHARDSEGNKVLWGEAYGGPEQLVFGHNAIEKLQLHPFATGLDTGCVYGGRLTALVLEAGERIPADLEARRARLVSVPAERVWFEPGEGRAGARAGARRDRVGGEGQDIGNRTSDGSRGACQGAPRASGAPSSLG; from the coding sequence TTGAGGACCGGCCGCGACCGCACGGTGATCGTCGGCGACGTGCACGGCTGCCGACGCGAGCTCGAGTGGCTGCTCGAGCTCCTGCGGTTCGGCACGGGCGATCGCCTGGTGTTCGTGGGCGATCTCGTCGCGCGCGGGCCCGACTCGCTCGGCGTGCTCGCCCTCGCGCGTGAGAAGGGCGCGGTGCTCGTGCGCGGCAACCACGAAGAGCGCGTGCTCCGCGAGCGCGCCGCGATCGCGCGCGGCGCGGAGCCCGCGGGGAAGCCGCACCGGGCGCTCGCCGAGGCGCTGCGGCCCGCCGACTGGGTGCTCCTCGAGACCTCGCCGCTCACCCTCGCGCTCCCGGAGCACGGCCTCACGGTGGTCCACGGGGGCGTCGACCCGACCCGCCCGCTCGACGCGCAGGACGCGTCCACGCTGCTGAACGCGCGGCACGCCCGCGACAGCGAGGGCAACAAGGTGCTTTGGGGCGAGGCGTACGGTGGCCCCGAGCAGCTCGTCTTTGGGCACAACGCGATCGAGAAGCTCCAGCTCCACCCGTTCGCCACCGGGCTCGACACCGGGTGTGTCTACGGCGGGCGGCTCACCGCGCTCGTGCTCGAGGCCGGCGAGCGTATTCCCGCCGACCTCGAGGCGCGTCGCGCGCGCCTCGTGTCGGTGCCGGCCGAGCGCGTGTGGTTCGAGCCGGGCGAGGGCAGGGCAGGGGCGAGGGCAGGGGCGAGGCGTGACCGTGTCGGGGGTGAGGGACAGGACATCGGTAACAGAACGAGCGATGGATCTCGGGGTGCTTGTCAAGGAGCGCCTCGAGCGTCTGGCGCTCCCAGTAGTCTGGGGTGA
- a CDS encoding XdhC family protein, giving the protein MAPPSEPPRRGSVDFVPEAATAAKVLEVASRRASAGRAGAMATVLERHGSAPSTPGQKLYVCDDGTSVGTVGGGAVEREVLAALATFLSDPPPRPEVRELRLGAELGMCCGGRVSVLLEPIAGLVSCLVVGGGHVATATAPLLARLGFAVTVVDERDAWGEDGRLAGVTSLVGAYDELGAAVPSRGVLLVMTHDHQADQRAIEWGLRRDFVFIGGVGSRAKAERTRQRLLHRGFSEADAARVRMPVGLPIGARLPDEIAVSIAAELVAFRRGLGRP; this is encoded by the coding sequence ATGGCCCCACCGTCCGAGCCCCCGCGCCGAGGCAGCGTCGACTTCGTGCCCGAGGCCGCGACCGCCGCCAAGGTGCTCGAGGTAGCCTCCCGCCGCGCCAGCGCGGGCCGGGCCGGGGCGATGGCCACGGTGCTCGAGCGCCACGGGTCGGCGCCCTCCACCCCTGGGCAGAAGCTCTACGTGTGCGACGACGGCACGTCGGTGGGCACCGTGGGGGGCGGCGCCGTGGAGCGCGAGGTGCTGGCGGCCCTCGCGACCTTCCTCTCGGATCCGCCGCCCCGCCCCGAGGTCCGCGAGCTCCGCCTCGGCGCCGAGCTCGGGATGTGCTGCGGCGGCCGCGTGTCGGTGCTGCTCGAGCCCATCGCGGGGCTCGTGTCGTGCCTCGTGGTGGGCGGAGGCCACGTGGCCACGGCGACCGCGCCGCTGCTCGCGCGGCTCGGCTTCGCGGTCACCGTCGTCGACGAGCGCGACGCGTGGGGCGAAGACGGGCGCCTGGCCGGCGTGACCTCGCTCGTGGGCGCGTACGACGAGCTCGGCGCGGCGGTGCCCTCGCGCGGCGTGCTCCTCGTGATGACCCACGACCACCAGGCCGACCAGCGCGCGATCGAGTGGGGCCTGCGCCGTGACTTCGTGTTCATCGGGGGCGTCGGGAGCCGCGCGAAGGCCGAGCGCACGCGCCAGCGCCTGCTCCACCGCGGCTTCTCGGAGGCCGACGCGGCGCGCGTGCGCATGCCGGTCGGCTTGCCCATCGGGGCGCGCCTCCCCGACGAGATCGCCGTGTCGATCGCGGCGGAGCTCGTCGCGTTTCGCCGCGGGCTGGGGCGCCCTTGA
- a CDS encoding extensin family protein — MRSSSRPLSAATLPLVLALSLGVASACGGESPAPITTEPPAPAPAPSPSATTEPPPPEEDAAPPPPPAPALPCLEDLTKRGLRFAKATARGLVDAVTVPAPINGIIFTTDAASDKPTTQPMACEFVRTLWAFADVLKAKGVRKVGTLGSYCYRCCCAWSETNFCRGPSDPEPNCGTNGYSNHSFGRAVDVRYLTMDDGRVFDINKDADFKATSGGTCTGARASQVGTSKLLYDLVCEVAEKKIFSTILTPNYNSDHRNHWHMDTGQSGTPKGTTVRSLEPLGVDVGEHPDACGE; from the coding sequence ATGCGCTCCTCCTCCCGGCCGCTCTCCGCGGCGACGCTTCCGCTTGTGCTCGCGCTCTCCCTGGGCGTCGCGAGCGCCTGCGGCGGTGAGTCGCCCGCGCCGATCACCACCGAGCCGCCCGCGCCGGCGCCGGCGCCCTCCCCGTCCGCCACCACCGAGCCGCCGCCTCCGGAGGAGGACGCGGCCCCGCCGCCGCCGCCCGCGCCCGCGCTCCCTTGCCTCGAGGACCTCACGAAGCGCGGGTTGCGCTTCGCCAAGGCCACGGCCCGCGGCCTCGTCGACGCCGTGACCGTGCCCGCGCCCATCAACGGCATCATCTTCACCACCGACGCCGCCAGCGACAAGCCCACGACGCAGCCCATGGCCTGCGAGTTCGTGCGCACTCTGTGGGCGTTCGCCGACGTGCTGAAGGCCAAGGGCGTCCGCAAGGTGGGCACCCTCGGCTCGTATTGTTACCGCTGCTGCTGCGCGTGGAGCGAGACCAACTTCTGCCGCGGGCCGAGCGATCCCGAGCCCAACTGCGGCACGAACGGCTACTCGAACCACTCGTTCGGGCGCGCGGTCGACGTGCGATACCTCACGATGGACGACGGCCGGGTGTTCGACATCAACAAAGACGCCGACTTCAAGGCGACCTCGGGTGGCACCTGCACGGGCGCCCGGGCCTCCCAAGTGGGGACGAGCAAGCTCCTTTACGATCTCGTGTGCGAGGTCGCCGAGAAGAAGATCTTCAGCACCATCCTGACTCCCAACTACAACTCGGATCACCGCAACCACTGGCACATGGATACGGGCCAGTCGGGCACCCCCAAGGGGACCACTGTGCGGTCGCTCGAGCCGCTGGGCGTCGACGTGGGCGAGCACCCAGACGCCTGCGGCGAGTAG
- the xdhB gene encoding xanthine dehydrogenase molybdopterin binding subunit: MPASSFTFTLNGRLVTVSGESTHTTLLQYVRATGKTGTKEGCAEGDCGACTVLVVERDHAQRPTYRAVNACITLLPMVAGREVVTVEGIGTPEALHPVQAAMVERYGSQCGYCTPGFIGSMFEAYYRDDIQSDAQLLDQLNGNLCRCTGYRPIRDAMVAARAHRAASPGDDLFQLRLKSAGAGAGSTASVDPPALDYEANAQRFLRPTSLAELLAVRAAHPEAELVCGATEIGVYVNKHDRRYAMLVSTEGVTELRRVTRTDEAFVVGGAATLTELEDAIGAELPELKKMLLAFASRQVRNRASLAGNLVTASPIGDMAPVLLALGATITLASPRGERTLPLEGFFVGYRKTVLAPDELVRAVTIPRPARPAAGAGVNGRRVADSFKVSKRREMDISIVAAGFAIELDEAGLVTSARLAYGGVAATPVLATKASAALVGRPWNAETVRDVAAVLREEFTPLDDVRSGKAFRAELVASLFEKLHAGVSSAAQDEVLTFARSADADAARAPSCKASSFELLHESATGHVTGTALYVDDEAARRGMLEVWPVSSPHARAKVVAIDASAALAHPGVVAVLTARDIPGMNDVGAVRHDETLLAPEGGEVSFVGHMVALVVAESRDAAKLATKKVNVVYEPLPAVLDLRAAIAADSFHNTPHVIRRADAQAALASAPHALAGELEIGGQEHFYLESHAAWAEWGDDGDVVVTSSTQHPSEVQAVVSHVLHLPRSKVVVRAPRMGGGFGGKETQGNGFAALVALAAKVTQRPVRVQLDRDVDMALTGKRHPFLGRFRVGFDADGRVLAAVVDLVSDGGWALDLSESICDRALFHLDNAYYLPAVAFSGRVAKTNVVSHTAFRGFGGPQGMVVIEDILDRVARTLGLRPEVVRERNLYRGEGETNTTHYGQHLDDNRIGRIWPELLRSAGFADRRAAVDAWNAESPRVKRGLAVTPVKFGISFTATFLNQAGALVLVYRDGTVHVNHGGTEMGQGLYTKLRGVAMRELGVSAESVRVMKTQTDKVPNTSATAASSGADLNGAAVKAACVTLRERLAEVAAQMIEKRAGRPMPVPAAAMVFAEGLVFAEDQREHAVPFGEVAERAYLAQVNLSAQGFYRTPGIGYDRAKGRGKPFYYFAYGAAVCEVEVDGYSGMKLVRRVDILHDVGDSLNPQIDRGQVEGAFVQGMGWLTGEELKWDAKGRLLAHSASTYQIPSIGDAPVEFHVTLLPDAGQKGTIHGSKAVGEPPLMLAIAVREALRDAVAAFGGGEKGPVALGCPATHEALFHAVKRERERAEGAGARAAE, encoded by the coding sequence ATGCCCGCGTCGTCCTTCACGTTCACCCTCAACGGGCGGCTCGTCACCGTCTCCGGCGAGTCGACCCACACCACGCTGCTCCAGTACGTCCGCGCGACCGGCAAGACGGGCACGAAGGAGGGCTGCGCCGAGGGCGACTGCGGCGCCTGCACGGTGCTCGTCGTCGAGCGCGATCACGCGCAGCGGCCCACGTACCGCGCGGTGAACGCGTGCATCACCCTGCTGCCCATGGTCGCGGGCCGCGAGGTCGTCACCGTGGAGGGCATCGGCACTCCGGAGGCGCTGCACCCCGTGCAGGCGGCCATGGTGGAGCGCTACGGCTCGCAGTGCGGCTACTGCACGCCGGGCTTCATCGGCTCGATGTTCGAGGCGTACTACCGCGACGACATCCAGAGCGACGCGCAGCTGCTCGATCAGCTGAACGGCAACCTCTGCCGCTGCACCGGCTACCGGCCCATCCGCGACGCGATGGTGGCCGCGCGCGCGCACCGCGCCGCCTCGCCGGGTGACGATCTCTTCCAGCTGCGCCTGAAGAGCGCGGGCGCGGGCGCGGGCTCGACCGCCAGCGTCGACCCGCCCGCCCTCGACTACGAGGCGAACGCGCAGCGCTTCCTGCGCCCGACGTCGCTCGCCGAGCTCTTGGCGGTGCGCGCGGCCCACCCCGAGGCCGAGCTCGTGTGCGGCGCGACCGAGATCGGCGTCTACGTGAACAAGCACGATCGCCGCTACGCGATGTTGGTCTCGACCGAGGGCGTCACCGAGCTCCGGCGAGTGACGCGCACAGACGAGGCCTTCGTGGTCGGCGGGGCCGCGACGCTCACCGAGCTCGAGGACGCGATCGGCGCCGAGCTGCCCGAGCTGAAGAAGATGCTGCTCGCGTTCGCCTCGCGGCAGGTGCGCAACCGCGCGAGCCTCGCCGGGAACCTCGTGACCGCCTCGCCCATCGGCGACATGGCGCCCGTGCTCCTCGCGCTCGGCGCCACCATCACGCTGGCCTCGCCGCGCGGCGAGCGCACGCTCCCGCTCGAGGGCTTCTTCGTGGGCTACCGCAAGACCGTGCTCGCGCCAGACGAGCTCGTGCGCGCGGTGACCATCCCTCGTCCCGCACGCCCCGCCGCGGGCGCCGGGGTCAACGGCCGCCGGGTGGCCGACTCGTTCAAGGTGTCGAAGCGCCGCGAGATGGACATCAGCATCGTCGCCGCGGGCTTCGCGATCGAGCTCGACGAGGCCGGGCTCGTCACCTCGGCGCGCCTCGCGTACGGTGGCGTGGCCGCGACCCCCGTCCTCGCGACGAAGGCGTCCGCCGCGCTCGTCGGAAGGCCGTGGAACGCGGAGACCGTGCGTGACGTGGCCGCTGTGCTGCGGGAGGAGTTCACGCCCCTCGACGACGTGCGTTCGGGGAAGGCCTTCCGCGCCGAGCTCGTCGCGAGCCTGTTCGAGAAGCTCCACGCGGGCGTGTCGAGCGCCGCACAAGACGAGGTGCTCACCTTCGCGAGGTCGGCGGACGCCGACGCTGCGCGGGCGCCGAGCTGCAAGGCGTCGAGCTTCGAGCTGCTCCACGAGAGCGCCACCGGGCACGTCACCGGCACCGCGCTCTACGTCGACGACGAGGCCGCGCGCCGCGGCATGCTGGAGGTGTGGCCCGTGTCGTCACCGCACGCGCGCGCGAAGGTGGTGGCGATCGACGCCTCGGCGGCCCTGGCCCACCCTGGGGTCGTGGCCGTGCTCACGGCGCGCGACATCCCCGGCATGAACGACGTGGGCGCGGTGCGCCACGACGAGACCCTCCTCGCGCCCGAGGGCGGCGAGGTGAGCTTCGTCGGGCACATGGTCGCCCTCGTGGTGGCCGAGTCTCGCGACGCGGCGAAGCTCGCCACGAAGAAGGTCAACGTCGTTTACGAACCCCTTCCGGCGGTGCTCGATCTCCGCGCCGCGATCGCCGCCGACAGCTTCCACAACACACCGCACGTGATCCGCCGCGCCGACGCCCAAGCGGCGCTCGCGAGCGCGCCCCACGCGCTCGCGGGCGAGCTCGAGATCGGCGGCCAGGAGCACTTCTACCTCGAGTCGCACGCGGCGTGGGCCGAGTGGGGCGACGACGGCGACGTGGTCGTCACCTCGTCGACCCAGCACCCCTCGGAGGTGCAGGCGGTGGTGTCCCACGTGCTCCACCTGCCGCGGAGCAAGGTCGTCGTGAGGGCGCCGCGGATGGGCGGCGGGTTCGGTGGCAAGGAGACCCAAGGCAACGGCTTCGCGGCGCTCGTCGCGCTCGCCGCGAAGGTCACGCAGCGCCCGGTGAGGGTGCAGCTCGATCGCGACGTCGACATGGCGCTGACGGGCAAGCGGCACCCGTTCCTCGGGAGGTTCCGCGTGGGCTTCGACGCCGACGGCCGCGTGCTCGCCGCGGTGGTCGACCTCGTCTCCGACGGGGGGTGGGCGCTCGACCTCTCGGAGTCGATCTGCGACCGCGCGCTCTTCCACCTCGACAACGCGTATTACCTCCCGGCCGTGGCGTTCTCGGGGCGCGTCGCCAAGACCAACGTCGTGTCGCACACCGCGTTCCGAGGCTTCGGCGGGCCGCAGGGCATGGTGGTGATCGAGGACATCCTCGACCGCGTGGCGCGCACGCTCGGCCTCCGGCCCGAGGTCGTGCGCGAGCGCAACCTCTACCGAGGGGAGGGCGAGACCAACACCACCCACTACGGCCAGCACCTCGACGACAACCGCATCGGGCGCATCTGGCCCGAGCTGCTCCGCTCGGCGGGGTTCGCCGACCGGCGCGCCGCGGTCGACGCGTGGAACGCGGAGAGCCCGCGCGTGAAGCGCGGCCTCGCGGTGACGCCGGTGAAGTTCGGGATCTCGTTCACGGCCACGTTCCTGAACCAGGCCGGCGCGCTCGTGCTCGTGTACCGCGACGGCACGGTGCACGTGAACCACGGCGGCACCGAGATGGGTCAGGGCCTCTACACGAAGCTCCGCGGCGTCGCGATGCGCGAGCTCGGCGTGTCGGCCGAGAGCGTGCGCGTCATGAAGACCCAGACCGACAAGGTTCCGAACACCTCGGCCACGGCGGCTTCGAGCGGCGCCGACCTGAACGGCGCGGCGGTAAAGGCCGCGTGCGTCACCCTCCGCGAGCGCCTCGCCGAGGTGGCCGCCCAGATGATCGAGAAGCGCGCCGGCCGCCCGATGCCCGTCCCCGCCGCGGCGATGGTGTTCGCCGAGGGGCTCGTGTTCGCCGAGGACCAGCGCGAGCACGCCGTCCCCTTCGGCGAGGTGGCCGAGAGGGCCTATCTGGCGCAGGTCAACTTGTCCGCGCAGGGCTTCTACCGCACTCCGGGGATTGGCTACGATCGCGCCAAGGGCCGCGGGAAACCGTTTTACTATTTTGCCTATGGCGCCGCGGTGTGTGAGGTGGAGGTCGACGGCTACTCGGGCATGAAGCTCGTGCGGCGGGTCGACATCCTCCACGACGTGGGCGACAGCCTGAACCCCCAGATCGACCGCGGCCAGGTCGAGGGGGCGTTCGTGCAGGGCATGGGGTGGCTCACCGGCGAGGAGCTCAAGTGGGACGCGAAGGGGCGCCTCCTCGCGCACTCCGCAAGCACCTACCAAATCCCGTCGATCGGCGACGCGCCGGTGGAGTTTCACGTCACGCTGCTCCCCGACGCCGGCCAGAAGGGCACCATCCACGGCAGCAAGGCCGTGGGCGAGCCGCCGCTCATGTTGGCCATCGCGGTGCGCGAGGCGCTGCGCGACGCCGTGGCGGCGTTCGGCGGGGGCGAGAAGGGCCCCGTGGCGCTCGGGTGCCCCGCCACCCACGAGGCCCTCTTCCACGCGGTGAAGCGCGAGCGGGAGCGGGCCGAGGGGGCCGGCGCGCGCGCCGCCGAATAG
- a CDS encoding DUF4442 domain-containing protein: MSPAKALQGNRNAVRDLWDLVSRVPGGKRIFARVLGKAAPYTGTIPFDVVSLRPGRSELTLRDRPGVRNHLDCIHAVALVNFAEVTGNIALAYGLPDDARFIVSGLSIEYLKKARGTLRGTCELPPIPSSEKREYDVPVVMQNAAGETVATAVLRTLVGPKKRP, translated from the coding sequence CTGTCGCCTGCCAAGGCGCTCCAGGGAAACCGCAACGCCGTCCGCGATCTCTGGGACCTCGTGTCCAGGGTGCCGGGCGGAAAACGCATCTTCGCGCGTGTCCTCGGGAAGGCTGCACCCTACACGGGAACGATCCCGTTCGACGTCGTGTCGCTCCGCCCGGGGCGATCGGAGCTCACGCTCCGCGACCGGCCCGGCGTTCGCAACCACCTCGACTGCATCCACGCCGTCGCCCTCGTGAACTTCGCGGAGGTGACGGGCAACATCGCGCTCGCCTACGGCCTCCCCGACGACGCGCGGTTCATCGTCTCGGGGCTCTCGATCGAGTACCTGAAGAAGGCGCGCGGCACCCTGCGCGGCACGTGCGAGCTGCCGCCGATCCCTTCGAGCGAGAAGCGCGAGTACGACGTGCCCGTGGTCATGCAGAACGCGGCCGGCGAGACCGTCGCGACGGCCGTGCTCCGCACGCTCGTGGGCCCGAAGAAGCGGCCGTGA